ACCACGGCCTGAGGCCTGGGAAATCGCCTTGCCCTCCCCACACCCACCTTGGTGCTGTTGGTCTGCGCATCCCGGTACAGGGTCCAGGACGTGCCGTTGTCACTGTAGGCCACCTTGTAGGCTGCCACATACTGGATGTGCCCAAAGTCACGGGCTCCTTGTGTGATGATGCCTGTCACCTTCTTCTGGTCCCGGAGGTCAATCTGGCAGAGACAAGGCACGTCACAGCTCCTTGCAGGAGCAGTGCTCCCACCCTACAGCACCTTTCATGGACCAGAGgcagccaggaaaagctggCCCTCATGGGTCAAGAATGGAGAAAACACCACTTGACCCCCATGCCAATGCCAGACAAATCATAAAACATGATTGTGAAATATTTGATCCTTCAACACTCACAGCATCTCTGATAGCAACCAAAAGTGGGCACAAATCCGTCTCATCTCCTTTGCCCATCCCTGCCAcctccacatttttttccagaaacagtGGGGGACAGCAAAAAAtctcaactaaaaaaaaatacaggattcACAGAGGAGATGCATTTCCACTGGAAAGTAATTCTGGCCGGGAAAATATGCAGTTCAACGCAATCTGACATTTGGGTTTGAAGTGAGATGGTTTCTATTCTCTTTATTCTGCTACACTGTGTTTACGTTACAGGGTAAACCACTGAAGGAGCTGAAAGCCTCATTAATTTAGCTCTGTTTCCATGCTCATAGAGGGCAGTTCCAGCTACATAATACACATAAATCCTGAGTGTATGTGTAAATccatacacacatacacaaacagGCAGTCTGTGGTGCAACAGCCCAACTCAGTGTGTCATCCCGACCCTGTCATCAGCCAACGTCTCGATAAGGTTTATTTAGAGTTGGGAGGCAGCTGCTTTTAATCATTTCCCAAATAAAAAGCGGGACAAATATCTAAACTGCCTTGTCCTATTATGTCATGGAATCATGTGAAAAGTACAAAAacaggggaggaaaggaaaactgagaaGGAAATTTCAAAACTATTTGTTTCTATTCCAGactgggaagagaaaagcaagcctgattttttcctgcaaagcagaaaacacgGTGTTCTGGGCAGTCAGAGGGTGTTGGGACGGTCACTCCAGGCCAGGATGGCATTTTCTCAGGGGAAGAGACAGAactggggtgctgcaggcttGATGCACCCTACAAGAAGGTGCAGATACAACATCCCACAGAATACACACATCCCACCTTGTCCCTATGGGCACTGATTCTGACCAGAGCTCCAGGACTGCTGTTAAAACCGGTGGCTGTGGTCCCATCCTGACCTGCCCCTGTGATCCCAGCTCGAGGAGAGCACTGCTGGATTTTGTGACCCACAACAAGGCTCTGGACACACCAACCCAGCAGTCCCAGCTACTCTGAAACAGGAGGTGGCTCtaggcacagctggaggagctggtgaggtgacaggaggtgacagagatcagagacccacctgcagccactCGGACTGGTCGTTGTGCTGGGCTGTCCAGGCGTTGGTTTTGCCTGTCATGTCCAGGCGAGCATAATGGGGGTGCCAGGTAAAGGCATCGATGCCCCAGGTCTTGAAGACACTGGAGGCTGTGATCTGCTGGTCGGAGATGAGGCGGGATTTCATGCCCAGAGGCTCCGAGCAACCTGCCGTGTTGAAATACACTGTAACACAACAGTTTACACAGgcagtgaaaaggaaagagacaaCAGCACGGCTGCAAGTAAAACCCGGCAGACCTGTCAGAAGCCATCCCCACattcccatcccactgcccagagTGGCATCGGGGCCAGGCAGGGAAATGCTCAGCAGATGTGCAAGGCTgccttttcctgggatttttagCTTCCAGCTATTCCCTGGCTCACagtgcctcctgctgcagggatgagtggatgtccccacagcacagcccagcccagccgtAGAATACAGAAAGCTTTGGCAGGAGGCAGCGAAGGATGTGGAAAGAGCAACGCAAAGATATCCCCAGCCAGAAGCACGGATGGCACCACACCCAcgcagcagcaggacaggaccCAGACCCCCACAACATCCACTCCCACACCGACACTGATCCCACTCAGCTCCCAGGAATGTGCCGCGGGGCAGGAatgcaggagggacagggaaagggCTCAGGCTGAGGATCCCTTGCATTTCCCAGAGGACTTTGATCCTCCACTGCTTTTCAAGCTctctggcaggaaaagcagcgGGTTCACAGCTCAGACGGGGGATGGGGCACAGTAAAAACTCCCGGCTTGGGAAGGTGTTAGCAGCGATAGAATGCAGCTCAAGCTGCTTGAGCCGACGGGATTAACAGCTTGTGCTCCCCAAACACACCCCTGCGTATTCCCAGGCATCAGCATGAGGAAAAACAAGCACCAACAAATCCCTTGTCCTGAGGGACCAGAAGCAGGCCAAGGGGTGATGCCCTGCCCCGTgtcatccctgccctgcagcccccggggAGGGACAGGACCGGCATTTACCGTTCATCTCGCAGCCGATGAGCTCGAAGCGCAGCGTGCAGGCACGGCGGCACATCACGGGGTAGATGCGCAGGAACTGCGCCGTGATGGGAGGGTTGAACATGTTGGTCTGCATGGTGCCATAGTCCGTGTTCCCCTCAAAAACCTGCAACAGTGACCAGGGCTCagtgccccagctctcccagagtCTCCTGCATCAAATCTCTTGAACAGCAGACAGAGAGATCTTGGCACTGCCAATGGCAAAAGAGCACAGAGGGGGAAGCAGGGCTCTGTTTTTGCACCCTGGAACCGTGCAGGACCTTGAAGGAGCTCCAGCATTTGCAACAGAGCTTTGCAACATTCCCTGCTTCATCCTCACCCCCACAGAGCCACACACGCAGCAACACCCACTCCCACTACCACAGTGCTCCTCAAATCATGACAAGCACAGAGGTGGctcccttcttcctttttaatataataaatacaatCAAATTGTGTTTCATGCActttttccactgctgcagaaacaagaggaatttttctatttttttaaagcaaagcagaTAGTCTCAACCATTCCCCAGATGCTCAGAAAGCCAGCAGGAGACACTTGCCATAAAAAACTGGAAGTGGAGAGTGCTGCAATCTGCAAGTATTCCCACTTTGAGAGGCATGCTGTCAGCTGGTGCTTGCTACAGATACAACATTGAGCTGCCCAAACTGCTCAGTAGCACTCCCAGACCAAGCCCAGTTCCCACAGCGTGTCAGTGATAAAGATACTATCTGAATGACCTAAATCAGTCAGTGCTGCTTCTTTGGTTATGCTTATTATGGTCAATTAAACAGAGGCAGGGAGTATTGCTTGGCACTGGGACTGCCTGTGCCATCTCACTGCTAGGAGAGTTCCCATCGGTTCCCAATGCAGCTTTGCCCCAGGACAAAAGCACTTTCccacacacagcagggatgcagctcaCAGCCAcctcagcacccacagcacccctggATGGGGGCAGCTGGGACATCCCCTACGCAGAGCACCGCAGCCCACCTTGTCTAGATTCAGTTTCTCATCCTTGAAGAAGGTGAACTCCCGCCCGTCCAGGCTGTAGGCGACTTTGTAGGCGCGGACAAACTCCTGCTGCCCCACGCGGCGCGCGCCCTGCGTGATGATCCCGCTCAGCCGCATCTTCCGCAGCAGGTTCACCTGTGGAAGGGAGGGCAGCATCAGTGGGGTGCAGTGAGGATGGGGTGCACAGCCCTCACACCCACCAGAACCACCAAgtctggctgggagggtgggcatTGGGACAAGGaaaggggctgcccagggcggTGGAACTCTCCTGGGGAGGAAGCCCTCCATCCCTCGAGCCTTGGTGGTGGGCAGAGCAAGGTGGGGGAACATCAACCCACGTCCCACCTTCCTCCAATGCACTTGCCTCCTCTGGGCACATCCTAAGATGCCCGTGGGTGGCAGCTCAATGCAGCAATTTAGCCCTACATTTGCCACCAAGGGCAGTGAAATCCcgtgacagcagcactgcaagacCAGCcatggctgctggggctgctctctgtgctggcatTCCAGTCCTGCTGCAGGTACCTGGATCCAGGGGTTCTTGTCGTAGTTGCTGGAGGTCCAGGCATTGACGATGCCGTGGTTGTTGAGGCGGGCGAGCTCTGGTCCCCAGCGCTGGAGGCCAAGGAAGCCGTAATAGACGGAGGATGCTGAGAGCTGGGCGTCAGAGATGGCTCCTCCTTCCATGCCCAGGagaacagcacagcctgggggcagaggggagatCAGGATCAAAGAGAGACAGTAACCCAGGAGCAGAACTACAGGTCACTGTTTCTTgtctggggacagagcaggagaaggaggccAGCCCTAGAGCCTGGTTGTCCCCAAGGTGTCCTCTCCTCCTCATCCCTCAGCCAAAACGATATCATTCATCAGCCCCCCTCACAGCACAGAGGTCTGGCGGAGAAAGAGCCTTTCTGGGAGGAGAAAGCACCTTCCTGAGGATGTTCCCTGAGGATTAGGACCAGGACTGCTGGCATCgaaggcagccacagctgccctccAGATCCCCTAAACCAGCTGGTGAGATCCCTCCTGGCAATGAGGGGCAGACAGTAGGGAACAGGAGGGAAAGAGAATTCAGTACAGTTGGTGCCAAAGACTTACGAACGTGGCAGGTCTTCCCCAAGAATGGAGAAGGACACTTGCAGGTGTAGTCACCATCCAGGTCCAGGCAGGTGCCTCCATTTTTGCAAGGTTTGGAGGAGCATTCGTTCTTGTctaggagagagagaggaagagctCAGGAGACAATCCCAAAACCAATCCCAGAGGGGAGACCCCTCATTCAGTGCAGGGAGAAGAGGGGGAGGCATTCCCTGAACAAGGGCCATGGCAGGGTGCCCGATGATAGCCTGGCACAGGTTAAAGCTCTAACTCAAGGACCCGTCTACACCATGTCCCCACTGAGTGCAGCCATGCAGGACACGTAGGACACGCAGGACATGCAGGACATGCAGGACACACAGGACACGTAGGACACACAGTCCCACCAACACTGGGAACTTGTGTGGAGCAGGCTGAGCCTTGAGGCACCGCTTGAGTTATTACTTGAGGCACGAAGTCCCTCCAGAGATGCAGAGCAAGGTTCAGACATTAGCTGTCCCCACACCATGGTCCTTCCATCCGCCCTGCAAGCTCCAAAACCGCCCATGATCCCTGACACAGCCTGGTGCCCCACACAGTCACAGATGCACACACCCCCCAGTTGTCACCCAAGGGGTCCCCAAGCTCTCATGGGACAAGCTTCCCCTGCCCCCTGTACTCACTGTTCTGGCAGTGCACCCCATCGTACCCCGCAGGGCACTTGCAGATGTAGTCAGTGAAGACATCACCCCGGTTTGGGACCAGCTGGCACTCACCATTGTTGTGGCAAGGATTGGGGTGGCAGggccctggggaaggggaaaaacaacTGTAATATAGGCACAGGTGGAAAATAAGAGCATCCAGCAGACTTCCACTCCCCACAGATATTGCATTCCCCACAGTGCATCCCATCACCATATCACTACTGAGATCTCTGCTCTGCGTGTCCATCAGCCATCAGAAGGGCTGAACCCTAAGGCCAGTGGTGCATGGCCAGGACAAGAGCACACTAACTCTCAGCAAGGCTCCTGGCTGACATGGAGCACCTGGGAAGGGTCAGCTCCTCACCTTTCTCTGTCTCATTGCAGTCAATCCCAACATAGCCCTCTGGACAGATGCAGAAGAAGGGAGCTTCATTAATCCCAGTCAGGCAGGTGCCCCCATTCTGACAATGGTTCACATCACAGAAGTCACCTGGAAGTAAAGCCAGGTGTCACTGCAAACCATCCCTAAGACAGGCATCCACCAGAGCTCCATGCACAAAAAGGCATCCCAGCCCAACAGCAGGAACTGGTCTGCTGCAAATCCCACAGGGAAGGGAGCacctggcagggacaggctgctggatcttgcacagggctgctggcatTCAAAAGCAATGGTTGAGACTGGGAGCATAACCAGCAGCAAGGACCTGCCCTGCGCtggcacattaaaaaaagaggtTTAACAGACACTATATGTCAAAGTGAAGACAGGCGAAACCCAGGTTTTGGTGCATTAAATGTTTTTGACACTTGGCTGGGAAATGTGAGTGACCAGGCTGGGGCTCACTCAGGCACGAGAAGGACAGGATGATTGCAGGAATGGGGTGCTGTTGCTGGGTTTTGCTAATACAGGTTTGTACTtgtaaaagcacaaaaaaacccaaaacattgtAGGGGGAGCTCGCATGCCTCAGTTCCCAGATGCTGGAGTCTTGCAGGAAGGAAGCACAAGGTCCATCTCTGCAGGACGCCTGCCAGACCTCCATCACACGCCAGGCAGCTCCCACAAGGCAGCCCTGGCCACAGGCAGGTTcccccagggagctggtgggGCTGCACCATCTTCCCTGCCTGTTCATCCATCTCCAGCATCTGCCAAGTGTAGGGTTTACGTGGCAaggtggtggtggcaggggGCTGCAAAGGTGGCTCAGCAAGAGGAcaacaggagctgctccatgcTGGAGACAGCCAGTCCCAGCCAACGCCAGAACAGACCCTCTGCTGCTCAAAGCTGGTGCCTACCACCAGCACTAGGGTTGCTTCTGTGATAATATATGCAAGATAAAGTAAAAAACACTGTGCAGCAGCTGTAGAAGAGGAGTgagaaaaatgtgagagaaacagccctgcagacacccccAGCAGGGAataaggagggaaaggaagtgatccaggtgcaggagcagggattctactgcagcccatggagaagaCCTGTCTCCCTGAAGCTGTGGAGGACCACAGGGGAGCAGATAGGCACATTGCAGCCCACAGACaaccccaggctggagcagtctCTTCATCATGGACTGTATCTCATGGAAAGGACCTGCACCAGAGCAGCTCATGAATAACTGCAGTCCATGGGAAGGACCCACTCtgcatcttttccttcttttctccaccCTATCCGTTTGAGGAGGAAGTGAATTATGTCAACTCACTGCACCCTCCAACCTTCTACGCCCCATTGCAGCGCTGAATCAAATTGCAAGAGCTGGGCTGAAATTCCTCCCACCCTCAATTTATCCTGCCTATAAGCTGCAAGACAGCAACATTCCATAGACCTAGACCAGATTTCGACAGAACTGTGGAAAACAGAGCTCTGTGTTACAAAACTCTGTAACTGATCTAACAGGACAGCACATCCCTTGATTCCAGGTATTTCTCTGCCATGCTGCAGAAGTCAGAACAAGTGCTGAACCCAGGTGGAGACCTAGGAATAACCCTTCACTACCTGCATGACCTGCAGAAGGTGGAAGTTGATGAGCTGTGGGCTCACTGCCCAGACCCACACCAAACTACACAGTTCTCATTTGCGTAAGCTACTACTCAGTGAGCTCCTACTCATTAGTCCTTTAATAGCAGGACTCCTTCGAGTTAATCCTACTCTTCCTGACACTCCACATGTGTAGGGTACACGCTGGTGGCAGGCAGGCCAACATCAGGTTGAGGCTCCCATAAGGATGCTGTAGCTCCCTTAGCCCAGCTTCAGGAGGCAGAAAACTTGGGCACCAGTTCAAgtcactgcctgtgctgcccagcctgtTCTGCATGACCTCATGCTCCATCAATGCACTGCCATGAGCTACAGCATGGGAGGAGAGGGCTCCTGCTGATATGGGGGGATGCCTTTGCCCTACACCCCTCCATCCCTCCGCAGCTCTTGTGCACATCCACCCTATCCCAAGGATCTCCCAGCAGCCAGTCAAGGCTGCACTGACTGAGCTACTTCTGGCCAACAGTGGGAGATGGCTGCTTCCCCAGGCACAGAGTGTCAAGGAACGGGTGCTCCCCAGCATcagtgctgcctcctgcacaggAGTGTCTGGGGTGTGACATGGCAACAAAGCAGCAAGGTCTCCTCCCAGGGTTGGGGCAGGAGGGGTCCAAGTCTTATACTTTAGTTATTGCAAGTAACTGGACACCCTTTTATCCCCTTCCAGGAACAATCCCTTACGTGGTGGGTGTCAGTAGCCAGCCCCCTGCCTAGCAGTGAGGCACACAGGTCACTTTTTCCACTGTAGCAAGCAGTTTTGGATGCTCTTGTTTCTGGGCTGTCTCAGGCCTGGTTTCAGAGCTGTTCAGCATCTCCATCCTCCACACATACATTTTTCTCCAGTCAGGGACAGAGCTGTCACAGGCTGAACACTCAGGAACCAAGGCAACAAAGATCAACCACTGCATTTGGAAATGTTTGCTTATATGAGCCCACAGGCTGGCTGGAAGGCAAAAATAACATCCTGCAAATACTGGGACAGCTCATCCCAGCGGGGCTGGGGGAAGTCAGGTCTCAGGAGGGCAAAAAGGGCACCTCAGACACCCAGGGAGAGCGAACATAAACAGGGCCTTCCTcaccccttcctgctgccctttgTCCCCTGACCTGCAGCCTGCATTCAGGCTTTGCTCCCCTCTTCCCTGGTCTCGTCCATCCCTTTTGCAGCCAAGCGCCCCAGGCATGACCCACGGGATTATGacggagctgctgctctccgGGGTTGCCCTGGCCAGGCCAGCTGGGGCGCAGTACCAGGCGGTCCCTGGGACACTGTTTACATTTGGAGCACGGTTATCTGAGCCTGAAAGCACCGGACAGCCCGGCTGAGAGACTCGGGGAAAGGGCCGGGGCCGTGGACACGTGACCCTCGGCTcccgcagcagcagccctggggctcgCACGGAGTGCCTGCAACCCGCACCGCAGCGGGGACCACTCACCCTGCACCCCAGATCCTCTCGCTACACGTCCCGGATCCCCAGCACGGCGGATCCCTGCCATCTCGGGTTCCCCTGCATCCCGGACAATCCCTGCACCCCGGATCCATTGCACTGCACATCCTCAGCATTCCGGGCTCCCCCGTATCGTGGATCCCCTGAAATTCACCCTCTCCTGCGCCGCGGATCCCCTGCACACCAGGCAACCCTGCACTCCAGATTCTCTGCACTCCGGCCGCCCTGCGCCTCGGACTGCCCTGCACCCCGGAATCCCTGCATACCGGACAGCCCTGCACTCCAAATCCCCACCACTCCGGATCCACGGCATTCCAGCCTCCCTGGCACCCGGGTTTCCCTGCATCCCGGATCCCCTGAACTCTGGATCCCCGGCATCCCCGATCTCCGGAAGCCCGGCTCCCCGGCACTCCTGATCCCCAGCTCCCCGGCACTCACCGGACACTACCACCAGCAGCAAGAACACCACCGGCAGGGCGAGCAGCACCCGAAACCTCACCGCCCTCATGTTGCGTGCCGAGCCGCGCCGTGCCGCGCCGTGCGCTCCCCCCGAGCGGCTTCGCTGCGCTGCGCTCCGCTgcgctgggctgggctgggctcggGTCTGCTGGGCTCGGCTCCGCCGggctcagctcggctcagctctgctcagctcgGCTCTGCTGGGCTCCGCGGGGCTCGGGGCGGGCAGTGActcagcccggcccggcccggcgccccccccccccccccccccccccccccccccccccccccccccccccccccccccccccccccccccccccccccccccccccccccccccccccccccccccccccccccccccccccccccccccccccccccccccccccccccccccccccccccccccccccccccccccccccccggcgcggCCCCACGTGCTCCGCCGCCCGCCCCCGGGGCGGGACCGGCCCCGCCGGCGGGACACAGCCCGGCCGAGGTTCCGCGCCTCCGGGGGCAGGCAGCACCGGGGGTACGGCACCAGGGCGGCAGACGTGTCTCTGCGAGTGGGGGTCACCGCGGCCGCGCTGATGATGCGTCAGGCACCGCTGGCTCACCCCACGCCACATCTCGGCCCTCGGGTGGGACTTGCTGAGCCTGGCAGTGTCCATggctcctggccctggctggCAGGCAGAGGGTGCAGAGTTGGACGGGAATGTGCTGAGGGATGCCAGCACTTGGCAAAGGAAGAGCTGGTTTGCAGCACAAACCCCACTTTTCTCTCCCTGGGTGGGATGAAAGCTGGAGAGGGCTTCCCCTCCGATGGACAGTGAACACCAGCGCCCTGTGCCATCCTTGTCATCCAGCATGCCAGTGGCATGGGGTTTTCCCAAGTTCCTCCTAACTAGCATCAAGGAAACCAGCTCTCAGCCAGGTCCAGCGAGTATGTGAATGGCTTTGGGAGTGACATAACAGCTTTCTGCCCAAAGCACTGCACCACAGCTCCACTGGTCTGGCCACAAACTAGCTCCCTTTTGAGCTGTGCCCGGCCACCAagagctggaaaagcccagCCATACTCTTGAGAGGAGCTGGTGCCCTgtggggagctctgccctggaagGCAGAAACATATTTAGCCCTGGAAGGCTAAAGCATATTCAGGCTAAATCCATACTCAGCAGCAAATTCTTTGGAAaagagcactgcacagcacaggaatgCTGGACCATTTGACCCTGTAATGGAAATCCACTTCAAACCCTCCTCCTCCTAAACGTGAAGCTGATTTTATCTCTTCTTGCAAAACCCTTCATTTCAGTACTAACTAACCCACCTCAGACACTTGGGCTGGTCATATTTATGTGTTGACTTTGCCTGAGTGTTGCTACATTTCTGCCTTTGGCAATGCAGCCACACAGCCATCC
The sequence above is drawn from the Ficedula albicollis isolate OC2 chromosome 10, FicAlb1.5, whole genome shotgun sequence genome and encodes:
- the MFGE8 gene encoding lactadherin isoform X3 codes for the protein MRAVRFRVLLALPVVFLLLVVVSGPCHPNPCHNNGECQLVPNRGDVFTDYICKCPAGYDGVHCQNNKNECSSKPCKNGGTCLDLDGDYTCKCPSPFLGKTCHVRCAVLLGMEGGAISDAQLSASSVYYGFLGLQRWGPELARLNNHGIVNAWTSSNYDKNPWIQVNLLRKMRLSGIITQGARRVGQQEFVRAYKVAYSLDGREFTFFKDEKLNLDKVFEGNTDYGTMQTNMFNPPITAQFLRIYPVMCRRACTLRFELIGCEMNVYFNTAGCSEPLGMKSRLISDQQITASSVFKTWGIDAFTWHPHYARLDMTGKTNAWTAQHNDQSEWLQIDLRDQKKVTGIITQGARDFGHIQYVAAYKVAYSDNGTSWTLYRDAQTNSTKIFHGNSDNYSHKKNVFDVPFYARYVRILPVAWNNRITLRVELLGCDE
- the MFGE8 gene encoding lactadherin isoform X2 — protein: MRAVRFRVLLALPVVFLLLVVVSGDFCDVNHCQNGGTCLTGINEAPFFCICPEGYVGIDCNETEKGPCHPNPCHNNGECQLVPNRGDVFTDYICKCPAGYDGVHCQNNKNECSSKPCKNGGTCLDLDGDYTCKCPSPFLGKTCHVRCAVLLGMEGGAISDAQLSASSVYYGFLGLQRWGPELARLNNHGIVNAWTSSNYDKNPWIQVNLLRKMRLSGIITQGARRVGQQEFVRAYKVAYSLDGREFTFFKDEKLNLDKVFEGNTDYGTMQTNMFNPPITAQFLRIYPVMCRRACTLRFELIGCEMNGCSEPLGMKSRLISDQQITASSVFKTWGIDAFTWHPHYARLDMTGKTNAWTAQHNDQSEWLQIDLRDQKKVTGIITQGARDFGHIQYVAAYKVAYSDNGTSWTLYRDAQTNSTKIFHGNSDNYSHKKNVFDVPFYARYVRILPVAWNNRITLRVELLGCDE
- the MFGE8 gene encoding lactadherin isoform X1, which codes for MRAVRFRVLLALPVVFLLLVVVSGDFCDVNHCQNGGTCLTGINEAPFFCICPEGYVGIDCNETEKGPCHPNPCHNNGECQLVPNRGDVFTDYICKCPAGYDGVHCQNNKNECSSKPCKNGGTCLDLDGDYTCKCPSPFLGKTCHVRCAVLLGMEGGAISDAQLSASSVYYGFLGLQRWGPELARLNNHGIVNAWTSSNYDKNPWIQVNLLRKMRLSGIITQGARRVGQQEFVRAYKVAYSLDGREFTFFKDEKLNLDKVFEGNTDYGTMQTNMFNPPITAQFLRIYPVMCRRACTLRFELIGCEMNVYFNTAGCSEPLGMKSRLISDQQITASSVFKTWGIDAFTWHPHYARLDMTGKTNAWTAQHNDQSEWLQIDLRDQKKVTGIITQGARDFGHIQYVAAYKVAYSDNGTSWTLYRDAQTNSTKIFHGNSDNYSHKKNVFDVPFYARYVRILPVAWNNRITLRVELLGCDE